The genomic stretch CCAGCGCGACGTCGTAGGTCCAGCGGTCGCCGGCGGCGCGGCCGGGCGGGATCGGCAGGTCCAGGTGGACGCCGATGTCGAGCACCACCCGGGCGGCCCGCAGCTCCTGGGCGTCGAGCATGCCCAGCCGGTCGCCGGGGTCGTCGAGGAAGCCGAGCTCGCCCATCAGCCGCTCGGCGTAGAGCGCCCAGCCCTCGCCGTGCCCGGAGCACCAGGCCATCAGCCGCTGCCAGCGGTTGAGCAGGGCGGCGTTGTGCACGTTCTGCGCGATCTGCAGGTGGTGGCCGGGCACGCCCTCGTGGAAGACGGTCGTCGTCTCCCGCCAGGTGGTCATGTCGGTGACGCCCTCGGGCAGCGACCACCACATCCGGCCCGGCCGGGAGAAGTCCTCGGTGGGGCCGGTGTAGTAGACGCCCTCGCCGGAGGTGGGCGTGAGCCGTCCCTCGATGCGCTTGACCGGGTCGGGGATGTCGAAGTGCACGCCGTCGAGGGCGGCGATCGCCCGGTCGGCGGTCTCCTGCAGCCAGGCCTGCAGCGCGTCCCGGCCGTGCACCTGCCGGGCGGGGTCGGCGTCGAGCGCCGCCATCGCCCCGGGGATGCCCTGCCCGGGTGCGATCAGCTCGGCCACCGCGGCCTTCTCCGCGACGACCCGGGCCAGCTCGTCCCAGCCCCACGCGTAGGTCTCCTCCAGGTCGAGGTCCATGCCGGTGAACAGCCGGGACTCCAGCGCGTACCGCTCCCGGCCCACGGCGTCGGCCTCCGGCGCGTGGGGGAGCAGGTCGCGCTCGATGGCGTCGGCGAAGGAGACCAGGGCGTCGTTCACGCCCTGCGTCGCCCGGTCCAGGTCGGCGCGCAGCGCGCCGTCGACCGGTGCCCGGCCGGCGAACTCGGTGAAGAACCCGGGCTGCCCGGCCGCCCCCGCCCAGCGGCGGGCGATGCCGGCGGTCAGCCGCACCTGACGGACGGCGGACACCCGCCCCCGGCCCGCCGCGGCGCTGAGGCCGGCGGTGTAGCCGGCCAGGGCATCGGGGAGCGCGGTGAGCCGGCGGGTGATCGTCGCCCAGTCCTCGGTGGTCTCGGTGGGCATCAGGTCGAAGGTCGAGCGGAAGTCCTGCAGCGGGCTGTCGATGGTGTTCAGCGCGGCGAGGCTCCAGCCCGCCTCGTGCAGGGCGAGCTCGGCGCCGATCCGCTCGACCATGGCGCCGCGTGCGACGTCGTCCCGGCGGTCGACCGGCTCGGCGCGCTCGACGTCGGCGAGGGTGCGGCGCAGCAGCTCCGCGGTGGCCGCCCGGCCGTCCGGGGTGAGGTCGGGCCAGCGGTCGTCGTGACCGGCGACGCCCAGGTAGGTGGCCTGGGCCGGCTGGTCGGCGGCGTAGGCGTCGACGAACCGGTCGGCGAGCTGGTCGAGGTCGGACGGCGGTCGCTGCGGCTGCGTCACACCCGCCACGCTAACCCCGCCCCTGTCCGGGCGGACGTGCCGGCGGAGGTCCGCCCGGGTGTCCGCGAGCGCCGCGCCGGACCACGGTTGACAGCCCGCGCCCGGGCCGGGACGCTGCGTGTCGCACGTCACATGACACGTGTCACCTCTTCGATGACGAGGACTCCGCATGGTCTCTCCCAGTGCACCTGCACGGCCGCCGGCCCGCCGTGGCCGCCGGCTCCGCCGACTCGGTGTCGGCCTCGCCGCGGCCCTGGCGCTCTCCGCCGTCCCGGCCACCGCGCACGCCGCGCCGCCCGGCCGGCCCGCCCCGGCACAGCAGCTCGGCCCGAACGTCACCGTCTTCGACCCGAGCATGCCGGTCCGCCAGATCCAGGCCACCCTGGACGCCACCTACGCCCAGCAGGTCGACAACGAGATGGGCACCGAGCGCTACGCCTACCTCTTCCTGCCCGGCACCTACGGCACCGCCGACCAGCCGCTGCAGATCAAGGTGGGCTACTACACCGAGATCACCGGGCTGGGTGAGTCGCCGCGCGACGTCGTGATCAACGGCAAGGTCGAGACGTACAACCGGTGCCTCGCCCCGGACAACTGCATCGCGCTGAACAACTTCTGGCGCACCGTCTCGAACCTGACCATCCAGGTGAACGGCACCGGCCAGGACGGCTGCCGGGCGCCGACGAACTTCTGGGCCGTCTCGCAGGCCGTCTCCATGCGCCGGGTGCACGTCACCGGCGGCGGCCTGTCATTGATGGACTACTGC from Modestobacter roseus encodes the following:
- a CDS encoding DUF885 domain-containing protein encodes the protein MTQPQRPPSDLDQLADRFVDAYAADQPAQATYLGVAGHDDRWPDLTPDGRAATAELLRRTLADVERAEPVDRRDDVARGAMVERIGAELALHEAGWSLAALNTIDSPLQDFRSTFDLMPTETTEDWATITRRLTALPDALAGYTAGLSAAAGRGRVSAVRQVRLTAGIARRWAGAAGQPGFFTEFAGRAPVDGALRADLDRATQGVNDALVSFADAIERDLLPHAPEADAVGRERYALESRLFTGMDLDLEETYAWGWDELARVVAEKAAVAELIAPGQGIPGAMAALDADPARQVHGRDALQAWLQETADRAIAALDGVHFDIPDPVKRIEGRLTPTSGEGVYYTGPTEDFSRPGRMWWSLPEGVTDMTTWRETTTVFHEGVPGHHLQIAQNVHNAALLNRWQRLMAWCSGHGEGWALYAERLMGELGFLDDPGDRLGMLDAQELRAARVVLDIGVHLDLPIPPGRAAGDRWTYDVALAFLRTHVAFADAMRIDELHRYLGWPGQAPSYKVGERVWLTCREQAQARAGADFDLKAWHRAALDLGPLGLGPLAAELARM